The following are encoded in a window of Prochlorococcus marinus str. MIT 1013 genomic DNA:
- a CDS encoding tetratricopeptide repeat protein produces the protein MLGSSDKNQEKRRIIEIKTFSVPFSLKETQKDIALSTNASSKYSKEQIINQAIQYHLQGNIQEASKYYKYCLSQGYKDPKVFCNYGIILNNLGKLQEAELYTRKAIQLKPDFAEAHSNLGNILKDLGKLKEAEISTRKAIQLKPNYAEAHFNLGNILRDFGKLRDAASSIHKAIQLKPDFAEAHSNLGNILKDLGKLQESESSIRKAIELNPNYAEAYSNLGRILKDVGKTKEAELSTRKAIKLKPDYADAYFNLSYLELLKGKYKSGLENYEFRFKKKETPSLHGNPIIKRLDNQDLQKEEKILVISEQGLGDTLQYMRYIPYLRNQGFDISFCAQEKLHSLIQASDIDPNPLTPDQSTLVSEGQWIPLLSLPRSLKVTPKNPIISKPYIFSTDELNKKWKQLLSKEKKPIIGINWQGNPKIETTYQGRSIPLEEFSRLFNSNEITMLSLQKGFGSEQLETCSFKNKFVSCQKEIDSTWDFLENAAIIENCDLIITCDTSIAHLAGGMGKKVWLLLKDIPFWTWGLKEESTFWYPSMRLFRQKERHNWYEVMERVSNEIQKESRTNLLK, from the coding sequence ATGTTGGGATCTAGCGATAAAAATCAAGAAAAAAGAAGGATCATAGAAATAAAAACATTCTCAGTTCCATTTTCTTTAAAAGAGACTCAAAAAGATATTGCTCTTTCTACGAATGCTTCTTCAAAATATTCTAAAGAACAAATAATTAATCAGGCAATTCAATATCATCTACAAGGTAATATTCAAGAAGCTTCAAAGTATTATAAATATTGTCTTTCTCAAGGATATAAAGACCCAAAAGTATTCTGTAATTATGGAATCATATTAAACAATCTTGGTAAATTACAAGAAGCAGAACTATATACCCGCAAAGCAATTCAACTTAAGCCTGACTTCGCAGAAGCGCATTCCAATCTGGGAAATATATTAAAAGATCTTGGTAAACTAAAAGAAGCAGAAATCTCCACTCGCAAAGCAATTCAACTGAAACCTAATTATGCAGAGGCGCATTTCAATCTGGGAAACATTTTGAGAGATTTTGGAAAATTACGAGATGCAGCATCATCAATTCACAAAGCAATTCAACTTAAGCCTGACTTCGCAGAAGCACATTCTAATTTGGGAAATATATTAAAAGATCTTGGCAAATTACAAGAGTCAGAATCATCAATTCGCAAAGCAATTGAGCTGAATCCTAATTACGCAGAGGCATATTCCAATCTAGGACGAATATTAAAAGATGTTGGTAAAACTAAAGAAGCAGAATTATCAACCCGCAAAGCAATTAAACTTAAACCTGATTACGCAGATGCTTATTTCAATCTTTCATACTTAGAACTTCTAAAAGGAAAATATAAATCTGGCCTAGAAAATTATGAATTTAGATTCAAAAAGAAAGAGACTCCATCTCTGCACGGAAATCCAATTATCAAAAGACTCGATAATCAAGATTTACAAAAAGAAGAAAAGATCTTAGTCATTAGTGAGCAAGGTTTAGGCGATACTCTTCAATATATGCGCTACATACCATATCTAAGAAATCAAGGTTTTGATATTTCTTTTTGTGCTCAGGAGAAACTACATTCATTAATCCAGGCATCAGATATTGATCCAAATCCATTAACCCCAGATCAATCCACTTTGGTTTCAGAAGGTCAATGGATTCCACTCTTATCTTTACCTCGGTCTCTCAAGGTAACTCCCAAAAATCCAATAATTTCTAAACCATATATCTTTTCAACAGATGAATTAAATAAGAAGTGGAAACAATTACTCTCCAAAGAAAAAAAACCGATTATTGGTATTAATTGGCAAGGTAATCCAAAAATAGAAACCACTTATCAAGGACGATCAATTCCTTTAGAAGAATTCTCAAGGCTCTTTAACAGTAATGAGATCACTATGCTATCTCTCCAAAAAGGATTTGGTTCAGAGCAATTAGAAACTTGCTCATTCAAAAATAAGTTTGTTAGTTGCCAAAAAGAAATTGATTCAACTTGGGATTTTCTAGAAAATGCTGCCATTATTGAGAACTGTGATTTAATTATTACTTGTGATACGTCAATTGCTCATTTAGCTGGAGGTATGGGCAAAAAAGTTTGGTTACTATTAAAAGACATTCCCTTTTGGACTTGGGGACTTAAAGAAGAGAGTACATTTTGGTATCCATCTATGAGATTATTCCGACAAAAAGAACGACATAATTGGTATGAAGTGATGGAAAGAGTATCAAATGAAATACAAAAAGAAAGCAGAACGAATCTACTAAAATAA
- a CDS encoding 2OG-Fe(II) oxygenase, which produces MKRSDLGKTNLTPNFIGSWTIEPSLCNEIISYFENNKQKQTQGSTSEGINLEVKNRQDISLTPEELKLPENKVFKLYFESLFECYKDYNIQWPYLSLIAYRLDIGKFNIGKYMPGQHFQETHCERAGLSTLHRIFAFMTYLNDVEEGGSTYFNHYDLDIKPKQGLTLIWPAEWTHSHKGNVLKSGLKYIITGWLTFPN; this is translated from the coding sequence ATGAAAAGATCCGACTTAGGTAAAACAAATCTTACTCCCAACTTTATTGGTTCATGGACAATAGAACCGTCCTTATGTAATGAGATAATCTCATATTTTGAAAACAACAAACAAAAACAAACCCAAGGTTCAACCTCAGAGGGTATAAATCTAGAAGTTAAAAATAGACAAGATATCAGTCTTACTCCAGAAGAATTAAAACTCCCAGAAAATAAAGTATTTAAATTATACTTTGAAAGTCTATTTGAATGCTACAAAGACTACAATATCCAATGGCCATACTTATCTTTAATTGCTTATCGTTTAGATATAGGTAAGTTTAATATTGGTAAATATATGCCTGGTCAACATTTTCAGGAAACACATTGTGAAAGAGCTGGATTAAGTACTCTCCATAGAATCTTTGCCTTTATGACCTATTTAAATGATGTAGAAGAAGGTGGTTCAACATATTTCAATCATTACGATCTAGATATAAAGCCAAAGCAAGGTTTAACTTTGATTTGGCCAGCTGAATGGACTCACTCTCACAAAGGGAATGTATTAAAATCAGGTCTAAAATATATAATTACTGGCTGGCTGACATTTCCAAATTGA
- a CDS encoding tetratricopeptide repeat protein, giving the protein MVESSDKDQVKKKITDVKTFPVPFAFEAIKENIASYSNNTNKPTKEQIINEAFKLHSEGNTQEAAKIYQYLIDQGFSDHRVFTNYGNILSAFDKLKEAELLIRKAIELNPDYAIAHYNLGNILLDLGKLEEAELSTRKVIEINPDFTEAHSNLGIILNNLGKSQEAELSLRKAIELKPNYAEAHSNLGSILRNLGRLKEAELSLRKVIELNPNYSEANFNLGTILRDLGNLQEAETYIQKAIKLKPDYAEAHSNLGNILLGLGKLKEAELSLRKAIEINPDYAIAHYNLGIILKNLGVLQGAEKSYRKAIELNPNFEDAYFNLGSILKDLGQLKEAELSLRKAIEINPKFAMGHYLLSLIYSEEKLYSKAYKEINLAFKYDSKNHLIQGELTRIKFIIGTYDEKESEINGLWSDKDDYFYEDNNSDILLISFGSMGRNRKFIPSFNFYNLLKKDKSFDKLFLRDIDRNYYLTGLKNSTSNLEETIELIKNLSSVKRYKKTVSVGASAGGFAAILFGNLLKFSKVIAFNPQTAISGEKETIIKDTFYTVDLCKRLRDLNPSNALYQKCLSLKKLIPFKTNVEIHFSNLSEIDKNHAKFIEHKNCKLIKHNSSSHLLALQLRESKNLKEIIKESL; this is encoded by the coding sequence ATGGTGGAATCTAGTGATAAAGATCAAGTGAAAAAGAAGATCACTGATGTTAAAACGTTCCCTGTTCCATTTGCTTTTGAAGCAATCAAAGAGAACATCGCTTCTTATAGTAATAACACCAATAAGCCAACTAAAGAACAAATAATTAATGAAGCATTTAAGCTTCATTCAGAAGGAAACACTCAAGAAGCAGCAAAAATTTATCAATATTTGATTGATCAAGGGTTTAGTGATCACAGAGTTTTTACTAATTATGGAAACATATTGAGCGCTTTTGACAAATTAAAAGAAGCAGAATTATTAATACGCAAAGCAATTGAACTTAATCCTGACTACGCAATTGCTCATTACAATCTGGGAAATATATTGCTAGATCTTGGTAAATTAGAAGAAGCAGAATTGTCCACTCGCAAAGTAATTGAAATCAATCCTGATTTCACTGAGGCGCATTCAAATCTAGGAATTATATTAAATAATCTTGGCAAATCACAAGAAGCAGAATTATCACTACGCAAAGCAATTGAACTGAAACCTAATTACGCAGAAGCACATTCTAATCTGGGATCAATATTAAGAAATCTTGGCAGATTAAAAGAAGCAGAATTATCACTGCGAAAAGTAATTGAACTTAATCCTAATTATTCAGAGGCGAATTTCAATCTGGGAACAATATTGAGAGATCTTGGTAACTTACAAGAAGCAGAGACCTATATTCAAAAAGCTATTAAACTTAAACCTGATTACGCAGAGGCACATTCCAATCTGGGAAATATATTGCTAGGTCTTGGTAAATTAAAAGAAGCAGAATTATCACTACGCAAAGCAATTGAAATTAATCCTGACTACGCAATTGCTCATTATAATCTGGGGATAATATTAAAAAATCTTGGAGTATTACAAGGAGCAGAAAAATCCTATCGTAAAGCAATTGAACTTAATCCTAATTTCGAAGACGCTTATTTCAACCTGGGAAGCATATTGAAAGACCTTGGTCAATTAAAAGAAGCAGAGTTATCACTACGCAAAGCGATTGAAATAAATCCTAAATTCGCGATGGGACATTACTTACTTAGTCTTATTTACAGTGAAGAGAAGTTATATAGCAAGGCATATAAGGAAATTAATTTAGCATTTAAATATGACTCAAAAAATCATTTAATTCAAGGAGAACTAACCCGTATAAAATTTATTATTGGTACATATGATGAGAAAGAATCTGAAATAAATGGTCTTTGGAGTGATAAAGATGATTATTTTTATGAAGATAATAATTCGGATATTCTATTAATATCCTTCGGTAGTATGGGAAGAAATAGAAAGTTTATACCATCATTTAATTTCTATAATCTATTGAAAAAAGATAAATCATTTGATAAACTTTTTCTCAGAGATATCGATAGAAATTACTATTTAACTGGTCTTAAGAATAGTACAAGTAATTTAGAAGAGACAATTGAGTTAATCAAAAATCTAAGTTCAGTAAAAAGATATAAAAAGACAGTCTCAGTAGGAGCTTCGGCTGGTGGATTTGCTGCCATACTATTTGGAAATCTACTAAAGTTCTCAAAAGTTATAGCCTTCAATCCTCAAACTGCTATTTCCGGAGAAAAGGAAACAATAATAAAAGATACATTCTATACAGTAGATCTTTGCAAAAGATTAAGAGATCTAAATCCTTCAAATGCTTTATATCAAAAATGCTTAAGCCTAAAGAAACTAATACCATTCAAAACTAATGTAGAAATTCATTTCTCTAATCTTTCAGAAATTGATAAGAACCACGCAAAATTTATTGAGCATAAAAACTGTAAATTAATTAAACATAATTCATCCAGTCATTTATTAGCCCTTCAACTAAGGGAAAGCAAAAATCTCAAAGAGATAATAAAAGAGAGTCTTTAG
- a CDS encoding tetratricopeptide repeat protein, with translation MTIEIANSLFKQNKYQETIYTCNQILTTNNDSVEALKLIAKSFLAIRKIDDARLYFNKVLKIKSDDYEVIKDLGNTYQAVGDVNTAKDYYQKALEINSSYAPALTNIGNIEINIHNKKEGLSLLIKATKSDPKFAPAWVSLANGYGRFGKIKEAEICCRKAIKLDPNPFNSHFLLGTILLGQKKLQEAELPLRKTIELKPDFFQAHLNLGAVLKELGQLQEAEVSIRKAIELNPNLFNSHFLLGTILLGQKKLQEAELPLRKTIELKPDFFQAHLNLGAVLKELGQLQEAEVSIRKAIELNPNLFNSHFLLGTILLGQKKLQEAELPLRKTIELKPDFFQAHSALGGLLGELGNIQEAETSLRQAILIKPDFAMAHSNLGLTLKDLGQLQEAEISTRKAIELKPDFAEAHSNLGLILKDLGQLQEAEISTRKAIELKPDFAEAHSNLGLTLKDLGQLQEAEVSTRKAIEIKPNYSEAHFNLGNILRDLGELRDAESSICRAIELNPNYAEAHSNLGNIFKDLGQFQEAEIYTRKAIEIKPDFAEAHYNLGIILRELKKRDSAISSLDKASKLGMDYKLCLSGIGGMLLEKGKHAEGISKLKAGQGRIEFNLKQGLSFN, from the coding sequence AAGATAGATGATGCTCGTTTATATTTTAATAAGGTGCTAAAAATTAAATCTGATGATTATGAAGTCATTAAAGATCTCGGAAATACATATCAAGCGGTTGGAGATGTGAATACTGCTAAGGATTATTATCAAAAGGCACTAGAGATTAATAGTTCTTATGCTCCAGCTTTAACGAATATAGGGAACATTGAAATCAATATACATAACAAAAAAGAAGGATTATCTTTATTAATCAAAGCGACTAAATCTGACCCAAAATTCGCTCCTGCATGGGTGAGCCTTGCCAATGGGTATGGTCGATTTGGGAAAATAAAAGAAGCTGAGATTTGTTGCCGCAAAGCAATAAAACTTGACCCCAATCCCTTCAACTCTCATTTCCTTCTCGGAACAATCCTTCTTGGACAAAAAAAACTTCAAGAAGCTGAACTACCTCTTCGCAAAACTATTGAACTCAAGCCTGATTTCTTTCAGGCTCATCTAAACCTTGGAGCAGTTTTAAAAGAACTTGGACAACTACAAGAAGCAGAAGTATCTATACGAAAAGCAATAGAACTTAACCCCAATCTCTTCAACTCTCATTTCCTTCTCGGAACAATCCTTCTTGGACAAAAAAAACTTCAAGAAGCTGAACTACCTCTTCGCAAAACTATTGAACTCAAGCCTGATTTCTTTCAGGCTCATCTAAACCTTGGAGCAGTTTTAAAAGAACTTGGACAACTACAAGAAGCAGAAGTATCTATACGAAAAGCAATAGAACTTAACCCCAATCTCTTCAACTCTCATTTCCTTCTCGGAACAATCCTTCTTGGACAAAAAAAACTTCAAGAAGCTGAACTACCTCTTCGCAAAACTATTGAACTCAAGCCTGATTTCTTTCAGGCTCATTCAGCTTTAGGAGGTTTATTAGGCGAGCTTGGCAATATACAAGAAGCAGAGACATCACTGCGTCAAGCAATTCTAATTAAACCTGATTTCGCAATGGCGCATTCCAATCTAGGACTCACATTGAAAGATCTTGGTCAATTACAAGAAGCAGAAATCTCCACTCGCAAAGCAATTGAACTAAAACCTGATTTCGCAGAGGCGCATTCCAATCTAGGACTCATATTGAAAGATCTTGGTCAATTACAAGAAGCAGAAATCTCCACTCGCAAAGCAATTGAACTAAAACCTGATTTCGCAGAGGCGCATTCCAATCTAGGACTCACATTGAAAGATCTTGGTCAATTACAAGAAGCAGAAGTCTCTACTCGCAAAGCAATTGAAATTAAACCTAATTATTCAGAGGCGCATTTCAATCTGGGAAATATTTTGAGAGATCTTGGTGAGTTACGAGACGCAGAATCATCAATTTGCAGAGCAATTGAGCTGAATCCTAATTACGCAGAGGCGCATTCCAATCTGGGAAATATCTTTAAAGATCTTGGTCAATTCCAAGAAGCAGAAATCTACACTCGCAAAGCAATTGAAATTAAACCTGATTTCGCCGAGGCGCATTACAATCTTGGAATCATATTGAGAGAGCTTAAAAAACGAGATAGTGCGATTTCCAGCCTCGATAAAGCTAGTAAACTTGGAATGGACTACAAACTATGTCTATCGGGAATTGGAGGTATGCTGTTAGAAAAAGGAAAGCATGCTGAAGGAATATCCAAGCTCAAAGCTGGACAAGGAAGAATTGAATTCAATCTCAAACAAGGCTTATCTTTTAATTAA
- a CDS encoding tetratricopeptide repeat protein — MGSSDKYQGQKKITEVKIFSVPFALGEIKENIIISTNNPSKPSKEKIINQAFKFHSQGKISEAAKYYQLFINQGFKDHRVFSNYGVILKDFGKLKEAELSQRKAIEHNPNFTEAHLNLGIILKDLGQLQDAELSTRKAIQLNPNLAEAHSNLGTILKDLGQLQDAKLSILKAIQIKPDFADAHFNLGTILKDLGQLQDAELSTRKAIQLNPNLAEAHSNLGTILKDLGQLQDAELSILKAIQIKPDFADAHFNLGNIYFDNSKYNQASKCLSNALALDPDRHDINYILGFSLENESKFEFDHHLKFSLENKSKFQFGQAFKKNDVRAKMNSLNQKLIKYTKRNIKINQNIIELLNKISQSINYIYGFTHDGKPKINTGNCAVFANEFYMLWNSRFINEVKFGFLTKINRSHPFHVFIKLPNNQLFDGGQGVHQVNTYNKENTELIIMETYNLETLDKYSWGIVSFKNRKLPEFSRREASEIISKYLDEIYYSLSE, encoded by the coding sequence ATGGGATCTAGTGATAAATATCAAGGACAAAAGAAGATCACTGAAGTAAAAATATTCTCAGTGCCATTTGCTTTAGGAGAAATCAAAGAAAACATTATTATTTCTACTAATAATCCATCTAAACCTTCTAAAGAAAAAATAATCAATCAAGCATTTAAGTTTCATTCACAAGGGAAGATTTCAGAAGCAGCAAAATATTATCAACTTTTTATTAATCAAGGGTTTAAAGATCACAGAGTTTTTTCTAATTATGGAGTGATATTAAAAGATTTTGGTAAATTAAAAGAAGCAGAATTATCACAACGCAAAGCAATTGAACATAATCCTAACTTCACTGAAGCTCATTTAAATCTGGGAATCATATTGAAAGATCTTGGACAATTACAAGACGCAGAATTATCCACTCGCAAAGCAATTCAACTTAACCCTAATTTAGCAGAGGCGCATTCCAATTTGGGAACCATATTGAAAGATCTTGGGCAATTACAAGACGCAAAATTATCTATCCTCAAAGCAATTCAAATTAAGCCTGACTTCGCAGATGCGCATTTCAATCTGGGAACCATTTTGAAAGATCTTGGGCAATTACAAGACGCAGAATTATCCACTCGCAAAGCAATTCAACTTAACCCTAATTTAGCAGAGGCGCATTCCAATTTGGGAACCATTTTGAAAGATCTTGGGCAATTACAAGACGCAGAATTATCTATCCTCAAAGCAATTCAAATTAAGCCTGACTTTGCAGACGCGCATTTCAATCTGGGAAATATATATTTCGATAATAGTAAATACAATCAAGCCTCAAAGTGCTTAAGTAATGCTTTAGCTTTAGATCCAGATAGGCATGATATAAATTATATATTAGGATTTTCTCTAGAAAATGAATCTAAATTTGAATTTGACCATCATTTGAAATTTTCTTTAGAAAATAAATCTAAATTTCAATTTGGTCAAGCCTTCAAAAAAAATGATGTAAGAGCTAAGATGAATTCATTAAATCAGAAACTTATAAAATATACCAAAAGAAATATTAAAATTAATCAGAATATCATTGAATTACTAAATAAAATTTCTCAATCAATTAACTATATATATGGTTTCACTCATGATGGAAAACCGAAAATAAACACTGGTAATTGCGCAGTATTTGCTAATGAATTTTATATGTTATGGAATTCACGATTTATAAATGAAGTTAAATTTGGCTTTCTAACTAAAATTAACCGATCTCATCCCTTTCATGTATTTATTAAACTACCAAATAATCAATTATTTGATGGAGGGCAAGGCGTTCATCAAGTTAATACTTATAATAAAGAAAATACTGAATTAATTATTATGGAAACATATAATTTAGAGACTTTAGATAAATATTCATGGGGAATAGTTTCATTCAAAAATAGAAAATTACCCGAATTTTCAAGACGTGAAGCCTCAGAGATTATATCTAAATATTTAGATGAAATTTATTATTCCCTATCTGAATAA
- a CDS encoding tetratricopeptide repeat protein encodes MASSDKKKVKKKVPEIKTFSVPFALDEINESSPIKTQAPLKSTKEEIMNQAFKFHSQGNISDAIKYYQQFINQGLNDHRVFSNYGTILKDLGKLKEAEISIRNAIELRPDYAIAHSNLGLILKDLGKLQEGELSIRKAIELNPNFADAHSNLGNTLKQLGKLKEAEISYRKAIELQPNFAEAHSNLGNILKELDKFKEAEISYRKAIELKPNYADAHHNLGNISMNLGNLKEAECSYRKAIEHRPDLIEAHTSLGFNLINQQRLDEASSSFQSAINIQKDYKKAISGFGKVLMKQGKYLEGMKKLREGNGSIIFDYSNLKMTIVS; translated from the coding sequence ATGGCATCTAGCGATAAAAAGAAGGTAAAAAAGAAAGTTCCTGAAATTAAAACATTTTCAGTTCCATTTGCTTTAGACGAAATTAACGAAAGTAGTCCTATTAAAACTCAGGCACCTTTGAAATCTACGAAAGAAGAAATAATGAATCAAGCCTTTAAGTTTCATTCACAAGGAAACATTTCAGACGCAATAAAATATTATCAACAGTTCATAAATCAAGGCTTAAATGATCACAGAGTTTTTTCTAATTACGGGACAATTTTAAAAGATCTTGGCAAGTTAAAAGAAGCGGAAATCTCAATTCGCAATGCAATTGAACTACGCCCTGACTACGCGATAGCCCACTCGAATCTGGGCCTAATATTGAAAGATCTTGGCAAATTACAAGAAGGAGAATTAAGCATTCGCAAAGCGATTGAACTTAATCCTAATTTTGCTGATGCTCATTCGAATCTAGGGAACACATTAAAACAGCTTGGCAAATTAAAAGAAGCAGAAATCTCCTATCGTAAAGCAATTGAGCTGCAACCTAATTTCGCAGAGGCACATTCCAATCTAGGAAATATTTTAAAAGAGCTTGACAAATTTAAAGAGGCGGAAATCTCATATCGTAAAGCAATTGAACTGAAACCTAATTACGCAGATGCACATCACAACCTGGGAAATATATCGATGAATTTAGGTAACTTAAAAGAGGCAGAATGTTCATATCGCAAAGCAATTGAGCACAGGCCTGATCTAATAGAAGCTCATACCAGTCTAGGATTTAACCTCATAAATCAACAGAGATTAGATGAGGCATCTTCTAGTTTTCAAAGCGCAATTAATATCCAAAAAGATTATAAAAAGGCCATAAGTGGATTTGGAAAAGTCTTAATGAAACAAGGAAAATATTTAGAAGGTATGAAAAAATTAAGAGAAGGAAATGGTTCTATTATATTTGACTATAGTAATTTAAAAATGACTATAGTCTCATAA
- a CDS encoding Fe2+-dependent dioxygenase, which yields MLYFTHKLFEETKAKDLAKRLIMSNEWVDGKASSARGSQVKKNLQLDFGTEQYSKLSTEIINILENDHKIKNYSFPAKIFNILFTRTGEGMFYGAHIDAPYVPTGRRDLSFTIFLNEKQTYKGGELILYISPEQKQIKLNPGEMIIYPTKYLHEVKEVTEGERMVCVGWIESQIPRDDDRESLFLMRTGISEITKQLGNTPTPAIHDLNVSFNKIYKRFLN from the coding sequence ATGCTTTATTTTACCCATAAGTTATTTGAAGAAACAAAAGCTAAGGATCTAGCAAAGCGTTTAATCATGTCAAATGAGTGGGTAGATGGAAAGGCATCATCAGCTAGAGGGAGTCAAGTAAAAAAAAATCTACAGTTAGATTTTGGTACGGAGCAATATTCAAAATTATCAACCGAGATAATTAACATTTTAGAGAATGATCATAAGATTAAAAACTATTCTTTTCCAGCCAAGATATTTAACATTTTATTTACAAGAACTGGAGAAGGTATGTTTTATGGAGCGCATATAGACGCACCTTATGTTCCTACTGGTCGTAGAGACTTATCTTTTACAATCTTCTTAAATGAGAAACAAACTTATAAAGGAGGTGAATTAATACTTTATATTTCGCCTGAACAAAAGCAAATTAAACTTAATCCAGGAGAAATGATTATATACCCTACTAAGTATCTTCATGAAGTAAAAGAAGTCACGGAAGGAGAACGAATGGTTTGTGTTGGATGGATTGAAAGTCAAATACCAAGAGATGATGATAGAGAATCCCTATTTTTAATGAGAACAGGAATATCTGAAATAACCAAACAATTAGGAAATACTCCTACTCCAGCTATACATGATCTGAATGTTAGTTTCAATAAAATTTATAAACGTTTTTTGAATTAA
- a CDS encoding 2OG-Fe(II) oxygenase, with the protein MKRVITNKASLNPTFINSWIIEPLSLCEDLINYFELNSAKHQKGNSASGVNPNIKDSTDVAIHPKDILIPGNEIFKQYFEELFECHKDYISQWSFLKENSQKYEIGTFNLQRYQPGQHFKKIHTERFSIENLHRIFVFMTYLNDVQEGGSTYFSNYDIEIQPKKGLTLIWPAEWTHAHKGNVLKAGNKYIITGWINITN; encoded by the coding sequence ATGAAAAGAGTAATCACTAATAAAGCATCCCTGAATCCAACTTTTATTAATTCATGGATCATAGAACCACTATCATTATGTGAAGATCTGATCAACTATTTTGAACTCAATTCAGCCAAGCATCAGAAAGGAAACTCAGCCTCTGGCGTCAACCCCAATATCAAAGATAGTACAGATGTAGCAATTCATCCCAAAGATATTCTTATCCCAGGTAATGAGATATTCAAACAATACTTTGAGGAATTATTTGAATGCCATAAGGATTACATTTCACAGTGGTCTTTTTTAAAAGAAAATTCTCAAAAGTATGAAATTGGTACTTTCAACCTTCAACGATATCAACCAGGGCAACATTTCAAAAAGATCCATACCGAACGTTTTTCTATAGAAAATCTTCACCGTATTTTTGTATTTATGACTTACTTAAATGATGTGCAAGAGGGCGGTTCAACATATTTCAGTAATTATGATATTGAGATACAACCCAAAAAAGGCTTAACATTGATTTGGCCCGCTGAATGGACCCATGCGCACAAAGGAAACGTTTTAAAAGCAGGCAATAAATACATCATTACTGGTTGGATTAATATCACGAACTAA
- a CDS encoding tetratricopeptide repeat protein has product MKGFGEQHKSKKKCNKKIKGFGEQHKSKKKSNKKTKPSKEQIMNQAFEFHSQGNISEAEKSYQYFINQGFNHHKVFSNYGIILKDQNKLKEAEVSTRKSIEMKPNYAEAHSNLGNILRDLGKLQEAEISTRKAIELKHDIAEAHSNLGNILRDLGKLEEAETSTRKAIELNPNFAIAYSNLGEILSNLGKLEEAKVSTRKAIKIKPDYAIAHSNLGNILKDLGQFQEAEIYTRKAIEIKPDFAEAHYNLGSILKDLGQLQEAEISTRKAIELKHDIEEAHSNLGNKLRNFRKS; this is encoded by the coding sequence ATGAAAGGTTTTGGAGAGCAGCATAAATCTAAAAAGAAATGCAATAAGAAGATAAAAGGCTTTGGAGAGCAGCATAAATCTAAAAAGAAAAGTAATAAGAAGACCAAACCTTCTAAAGAGCAAATAATGAATCAAGCATTTGAGTTTCATTCACAAGGAAATATCTCAGAAGCAGAAAAATCTTATCAATATTTTATTAATCAAGGTTTTAATCATCACAAGGTTTTTTCCAATTATGGAATAATTTTAAAAGATCAAAATAAACTAAAAGAAGCAGAAGTATCAACTCGCAAGTCAATTGAAATGAAACCTAATTATGCAGAAGCACATTCCAATTTGGGAAACATATTAAGAGATCTTGGCAAATTACAAGAAGCAGAAATCTCCACGCGAAAAGCAATTGAACTGAAACATGATATTGCAGAGGCTCATTCTAATTTGGGAAACATATTAAGAGATCTTGGCAAGTTAGAAGAAGCAGAAACCTCCACTCGAAAAGCAATTGAACTGAATCCTAATTTCGCAATTGCTTATTCGAATTTAGGCGAAATATTGAGTAATCTTGGCAAGTTAGAAGAAGCAAAAGTATCAACCCGAAAAGCAATTAAAATCAAACCTGATTACGCAATTGCTCATTCCAATCTGGGAAATATCTTGAAAGATCTTGGTCAATTCCAAGAAGCAGAAATCTACACTCGCAAAGCAATTGAAATTAAACCTGATTTCGCTGAGGCGCATTATAATTTAGGAAGCATCTTGAAAGATCTTGGTCAATTACAAGAAGCAGAAATCTCCACGCGAAAAGCAATTGAACTAAAACATGATATTGAAGAGGCTCATTCCAATTTGGGAAACAAATTGAGAAATTTTAGAAAATCATAA